The genomic DNA GCGTACCTGCCGGACGGCAAGGTCGTCGGCCTGTCGAAGCTCGCGCGGGTGGTCGAGGCCGTCGCCCGCCGGCCGCAGGTGCAGGAGCGGATGACCGAAGACCTGGCCGACCTCATCACGACCGAACTGGCCCCCCGCGGCGTCGGGGTGATCCTGGAAGCCAGCCACTCGTGCATGACCATCCGCGGCGTCCGCAAGCCCGGCGCGATGACGATCACGAGCGCCATGCGCGGGCTGTTCAAAACCAACCCGATGACCCGCGGCGAACTCATGAGCCTGGTGTTCGGGGCGCGGTAAAAAAGCAGGGGCGACCATTTGGAGTGCGGCGCTTGACCGCCGCTTTTGTTTTTGACCCAAAACCGCAAATAACTAACAAATCGACTTATTTTTTACTGATTATCTTGCTGGCGATAATAAAAACAAAAGCGGCGGTCAAGCGCCGCACTCCAAATTCTGATCCCCTCATTTTTTGCGGCTATCCCTTTTCTTACCGTTGTCCTTCCCGCCTGAAATGTAAGCCCGCCCGCGCCCCCGCTGTATCTCTTTTCGGCTCGTTTTTCCGCCCGTGCTTGAATTGTGGTATTTTTGTACGGAGAGCCGGCACTCGCGCTCGTCTTTTACTTGAGGTGTTTTGCAATGCGGGGCGTGTTCCCCTTGGTGGTGTCGTTGCTCGCACTCTCGCCCGCGGCCCGCGGCGACGACTGGCCCCAGTGGCTCGGGCCGGACCGGGACGGGGTGTGGAAGGAAACGGGGGTCATCGAGCACTTCCCGGCGAACGGGCCGAAGAAGCTCTGGTCCGTCCCGATCCGCGGGGGCTATTCCGGGCCGGCCGTCGTGGGCGGTCTGGTGTACGTCACCGATTACGCCCGGGCGGACGGCGACGCCACCAACAACCCGGCCAAGCGCGGCGAACTGACCGGCAAGGAGCGCGTCCTCTGCCTGGACGCGAAGACCGGGCAGAAGGTGTGGAAGCACGAATACGACTGTACTTATAGCGTGAGCTACCCGACCGGCCCTCGCTGCACGCCGACCGTCGCGGGCGGGAACGTGTACGCGCTGGGCGCGATGGGCAACCTCGTTTGCCTGACCGCGGCCGACGGCAAGCTCGTCTGGGCCCGGGATTTCAAGAAGGATTACAACACGGGCGCCCCGATGTGGGGGTTCTGCGGGCACCCGCTGGTGTACAAGAATCTGGTCATCTGCATCGTCGGCGGCGACGGCACGGTGGCCGTCGCGTTCGACAAGGACACCGGGGTGGAGCGGTGGCGGGCGCTGTCCGCCCCCGAGCCGGGGTACTGCGCCCCGACTCTGATCGAGGCGGGCGGGACCAAGCAACTCGTCATCTGGCACGCCAAGTCGATCAACGGCCTCGACCCCGACACCGGCAAAAAGTACTGGTCCGTCCCCCTGGAGCCGAAGTACGGGATGGCGATCATGGCCCCGCTCAAGATCGGGGACTACCTGTTCGCGGGCGGCATCGGGCACCAGGCCGTACTCTTGAAACTCGACCCCAACCGGCCGGACGTGTCGGTCGTCTGGCACGGCAGACAAGGCACCGCCATCTACCCGGTCAACAGCCCGCCGGTCGCCGACGGCGACACGATCTACGGGGTCGACCAACCCGGCCAGCTCCGCGCGGTCCGGGTGTCGACGGGCGAGCGCCTCTGGTCGACGTTCAAGCCGATCCTCGGGGAAGCAAAAGACGACGACTACGCCGGTGCGGGCTCCGGTACCGCATTCCTGGTCAAGCACGGCGACCGGTACTTTCTCTTCGGCGAGACCGGCCACCTCATCATCGCCAGGCTGACCCCGGAGCGGTACGAGGAGATCGGCCGCGCCAAGCTCGTCGAGCCGACCGGCGACGCGATGGGGCGGAAGGTCGTGTGGTCCTACCCGGCGTTCGCCAACAAGTGCGTGTACGTCCGCAACGACAAGGAAATCGCCTGCTACTCGCTGGCCAAGGAATAAGTCCAGGAGATCCAGGCGAGCGGGGGGCGTGAGCCCCCTGATTCGGGACCAAGTTTCGTCGGTTCAATTCCTTTACGTTCCGAAGCAAAAGCCTTCGGCTCATGAGGCGGTAGAGGTGCTTCGGCTTGACCGCAGGTCTCCCGTCCGACGCGCGCCGCCGGCGCTCGGCGCGGGTCTCCGACCCCGCCGCTCTTCGCGACCGCAGGTCTCCAACGCTAGCTTGGCGCAGACGGCCGTGTCCAACGGGGGCGAGCGTCGGGAGACCTTCGGTCCGAAGAGCGGCGGGTCGGAGACCCGCGCCGAGCGCCGGTGTGGGGGGGCGATTGCTACGGGAAGGTTATACCCTTCCACCTCTGCCGCCTCATGAGCCACGCCTTCTTAGGGAGGAGGATAGTTCAATCCTACCTGACGGTATTCTAGACGTGAACAGAGGCCATCCTTGACCGGGCCGCCCCACCCTTACCGAGGTTTCCTCACCCTGTCACTCACGGCACTTTTTCGAGGGCTCGCCGGAGTTTTGCGCGCTCGCCATCCGTCAGTTTCGGGGCGGTGTCGGCCAGTACCTTCAGGAAGTGTTCGACCGCCTTCGGGTCGGTCGGGAAGCCGATGTTGCCGCCCGGCCCGTCCCAGTTCGCCAGCATCTTGCCGTCCGCGTCGAGGACGGCGCACCACGGGATGCCGCCGCCCTCCTTGCCGCGGTATTTCTCCATCACCTCTCCGCCGTGGGCGTACCGGCCGCGATCGATGTCGATAAACACGAAGTGCGGCTCCAGCATCGCCCGGTGCTGATCGAGAAACCGAGACAGCCGACGGCAGGGGCCGCACCACGACGCCGTCTCCTTCAAGAACACCCGCTTCCCCTCCGCCCGGGCCCGGGCCCGGGCCGCGTCGAGCAACGACGCGGCGTCGGGTCGCGGTGGGGCGTTCGCCGCAAGGAACGTCTTGAGGTCCGCGACGGCGGCCTCTTGGTCGGCCGGTAGCGGACACTTCGTGGCGAGCACCTTCCCGTCGTCACCCAGGATCACGAGAGCCGGCCACCGGTCGAGTTTTCGGTCGCGGTCGTAGCCCTCCCGAAACGCGGCCAGACCTATAGTGTCTTCGGCCGACACCGCGACCCGCTCGAAGTCCTCGAGCGGCCCCGCAATGGACTGTTTCTTGATCAGAGCGATGAAAGCCCGAGTCGGCGCCTCGCCGGGGTTCCCGAGAACGAGCAGCACCCGCTGGTGGAGGCGGCGGGCCTCGGCCCGGGCCGAGGCGACGCGGTCGGTCAGTTCGTCCCGCGGCGCGAAGAAGGCGGCAGTGATCTCTTCCAGCGTAGGCGGCCGGTCAGGCTTGCGGAGTTTCGTGTCACCGACCGAGACCGTCTCCGCCTTCGCCGGCGTCACGACCGTCAGGCCTTCCCAGGGGCCGTTGTCGGAGATCTTCTCGTGGCTGAGGTGGTACTCCTCCCCCACCAACATCCCGGTGCATGTGTACCACCCGTCGCGGTCCGCAACGGCGACTCCGCCGTAGCCGACAACGAACGAGGTGTTCGGCCTCTCG from Fimbriiglobus ruber includes the following:
- a CDS encoding PQQ-binding-like beta-propeller repeat protein translates to MRGVFPLVVSLLALSPAARGDDWPQWLGPDRDGVWKETGVIEHFPANGPKKLWSVPIRGGYSGPAVVGGLVYVTDYARADGDATNNPAKRGELTGKERVLCLDAKTGQKVWKHEYDCTYSVSYPTGPRCTPTVAGGNVYALGAMGNLVCLTAADGKLVWARDFKKDYNTGAPMWGFCGHPLVYKNLVICIVGGDGTVAVAFDKDTGVERWRALSAPEPGYCAPTLIEAGGTKQLVIWHAKSINGLDPDTGKKYWSVPLEPKYGMAIMAPLKIGDYLFAGGIGHQAVLLKLDPNRPDVSVVWHGRQGTAIYPVNSPPVADGDTIYGVDQPGQLRAVRVSTGERLWSTFKPILGEAKDDDYAGAGSGTAFLVKHGDRYFLFGETGHLIIARLTPERYEEIGRAKLVEPTGDAMGRKVVWSYPAFANKCVYVRNDKEIACYSLAKE
- the folE gene encoding GTP cyclohydrolase I FolE, encoding MERAVREILAAVGEDPNREGLLETPARVARMYAEIFGGLHADPAAFLKKTFTQKHDEMVLVKDIEFASCCEHHLLPFLGKAHIAYLPDGKVVGLSKLARVVEAVARRPQVQERMTEDLADLITTELAPRGVGVILEASHSCMTIRGVRKPGAMTITSAMRGLFKTNPMTRGELMSLVFGAR